Genomic segment of Catenibacterium mitsuokai:
TAATACCTCTTTATGTGTTTCTACCTTTCTCCATCCAAGGAAAGTCATACCTTCCTTAGTAATAATCTTTTCAAACATAGTCATTGCCTGATGTCTTTCTAGTTCATTCATAGGGAAGAAGAACTGACCAACACCATAATGACCTTCCTTAGGTAACTGGAAATCCTTAATACTCTTCTTAAAGAATGTATAAGGGACCTGAGTTAAAATACCAACACCGTCCCCTGTTTCACCCTTTGCGTCTTTACCTGCTCTATGCTCTAACTGTTCTACAATCTTTAACGCATTTGATACTGTCATATGCGTTTTTACACCTTTGATATTAACAACTGCACCAATACCACAGTTATCATGTTCAAAAGATGAATCATATAAACCTTTATTCATGCACACACCTCCTATATAAGTGAAACTATAGTACAAAATATTTTTATCATTGTAAAGAAAAATTGTTATAAAAGTGATAAAACTTTCATATATTTATGATTAAACGAAAATATGCACATTATAACTTATATTAAACGAAATATAGAATAAAAAAGAAAGCCTTTACGGCTTTCGGTTTCTCATTTCTTCTTGTATATGCTTAATACGATGATACATACCTGGATGATCATAAGAGGTATATTCAATGAAGTCTGCTGGATAGACATCTATCAGTTCATCACTGGAAATACGCTTAAAAGTAGTTATTAATTCTTCTCCATAACCATTATGTACGGCCTGGTCATCTGCTTCATACTCTTCTCTTCTTGATACATAATTCATATAAAAAGAACATATATACATAATAGGTGTAATCATCACACCTAAACATGTAAAGATCACATCATAGTTCATATGAATAAGACCAAAGCTCTCTAATACTCTTTCTGATAAGACTATACATAACTCACCATGAGGAATTATATAGACTATAAGTATAAATAGAATACATAATACAATATACTTCATATAGTTAAAGATATTCTTTTTATGTTTGAGATGTCCTATTTCATGAGAGAGGACTGCAAGTAATTCTCCTTCAGAATTCTCATCAAGAAAGTTATCTGCAATTCCAAATTCCTTATACCATAACATCTTTAATAAGAAGGCATTCTTACCAGTGGATTTCTTGGATTCATTGTATACTTTAATATGTTTCACTTTCTTAGGACAATCCTTCATCAGTTCTTCTATCTTGTGTCTTAGTTCATTGTCTTCTAATTCAGTAAATGTATACTGGATTCTTAAATACACATAACTGATACTTAAGACAATTAAATAAAGAATAAAACTAACACCTAGAAGTCCTAAACATAACACCAAAGATTGTGTATAAGTAATGGAAAAGTGATTTGTCCATTCGTCAATATGTTCAAGAATATAAAGACAAGGTATATAAAGGATGAAAGAAAGAATGAGGTCTAGTACTGTTTCTACGACTTCATCTTTTATAAAAACTTCTATTGTCTTCTTATTCTTGCCGTACTTTTCTTCTATCTTAAACGATGCATAATAGTCAAAGAACACACTTACGATTCTATTAATCAAAGAAAGACTAAGCAATGTCACAAAGAAACGTGTATACACATTTAAAGGAAGTGTATCTATATAAGATAAGAAAGGAGAGAATAAATAGAATATATACACTAACACTGTGAATAACCTATTACATAACTTCATATGGTCATAATCCTTCTCATAACTTAAGAAAGATTCATAACGCTTCTTATCATATATATCACTTACTTCAATAGGTAATGGTTTCTTTCTTTGTTTATTCTTTATACCATCTAATACAAATCTATATCCTGTCTGTATCATAATAATGATGAAAATCAACCATTTCATACTAAAAGCCTCCTTATTTCATTACTAAAATTAAAAAATATGTAAAAATCATTGGTATTAATATTGAAATGCAAGCGCATACGTACTATAATAGCCATAGAATCTAGAATGCAAATAAAAATGACTGCTTGAAAAGTGCAGAAGGACAAAATATTATAAAACCATTTCTCAATTAATGCCTATCAACTTATTGTCATTCCTAAATACTGCGAATATATAATCCGGATTGTTCCTCACTGCATGTTGCCTCTAGATAAGAAAAAGAACCCTGCGAGGTTCTTTTTTTCTTAATCGACATTAGAGGCATAGAAATGAGTTGTCTTATAGTTATACACAATACGAGACACATTAAATAACTGTCCATTAGAAAGATGCACATAGTCTTCTACTTCTAATGCAGGACTACCTTCTTCCAATCCTAGAATAGCGGCTTCCTGTGCACTTAACTTTTTAACATGGAAATACTTATCCGCAAAACCAATATTTAACTTTAAATCATTCTTAATATAAGTATAGATTGACTGACTCGCAATACGACGATCAAGTGAAGGAATAAGATCTTTATTGTAGTATGTGTACTCAATAGCCATTGGTACACCATCCATCTTTCTAATTCTTTCAATATAGTAGATAGGTGTAGTGAGTTCACATTGCATACGTTTTGATAGTTCTTCACCAGCCATCATAATATGGAATCCCTTCACTTCAGTTGTAATATTATGACGAGGGGCATTCTCTGTAATACCACGAGATCCATTCATCCATAAAGAATCATCATCTCTTGTATGACGTACAAAAACACCACTTCCCTGAATAGAGAATAAAGTACCTTGTTTCTTTAAAGTACGAATCGCATTTCTAATTGTATTTCTACTTACCTGATACTGTTCAATTAACTGATCTTCTGTTGGCAGCTTATCAGTATATTCATTATTTTCTATTTTGTGGATAATATCTTCCACTACTTCTTGATATTTAGACATTTTTCATCACCGCCCACATATTATCATAACCTAACTTTTTGGTCTAGTATGAAAATAGTGATATAATGCATTTTGAGGTGAAAAAGTATGAATTTTACACAAATTAAGATGATTATTTGTGATATGGACGGCACTTTGTTGGATAATCAGAAGAATTTACCCCCACATTTTAATCAAATATATAAGGAATTGTATGATAGAAATATCATTTTTGCGATTTCGTCTGGAAGACAGATGGGAGAAGTGAAGAAATACTTTGAAGGTAACAAGACTATATACCTTATGGCTGAAAATGGTGGCTATATACAACATAACGGAGATACACTCTTTGCAGATTATATGAAATATGAAGATGTATATAAGCTAGTTGACTATGTGAATACACTTAAAGGCATGGCTCCTATGTTAAGTGGTAAGAAGGCCATGTATGCATTCAATAAAGATAAGGAACTTATAAGTAAGCATACAATTCACTTTAATATTACTTATGTAAATACAATAGAAGATATCGATGATGATATATTCAAGATTACAGTATGTGATCCTATTGATCCAGTGAAGAATTGTTTGGAAGGTCCTTTGTCTTGTATTAAA
This window contains:
- a CDS encoding M48 family metalloprotease codes for the protein MKWLIFIIIMIQTGYRFVLDGIKNKQRKKPLPIEVSDIYDKKRYESFLSYEKDYDHMKLCNRLFTVLVYIFYLFSPFLSYIDTLPLNVYTRFFVTLLSLSLINRIVSVFFDYYASFKIEEKYGKNKKTIEVFIKDEVVETVLDLILSFILYIPCLYILEHIDEWTNHFSITYTQSLVLCLGLLGVSFILYLIVLSISYVYLRIQYTFTELEDNELRHKIEELMKDCPKKVKHIKVYNESKKSTGKNAFLLKMLWYKEFGIADNFLDENSEGELLAVLSHEIGHLKHKKNIFNYMKYIVLCILFILIVYIIPHGELCIVLSERVLESFGLIHMNYDVIFTCLGVMITPIMYICSFYMNYVSRREEYEADDQAVHNGYGEELITTFKRISSDELIDVYPADFIEYTSYDHPGMYHRIKHIQEEMRNRKP
- a CDS encoding GntR family transcriptional regulator: MSKYQEVVEDIIHKIENNEYTDKLPTEDQLIEQYQVSRNTIRNAIRTLKKQGTLFSIQGSGVFVRHTRDDDSLWMNGSRGITENAPRHNITTEVKGFHIMMAGEELSKRMQCELTTPIYYIERIRKMDGVPMAIEYTYYNKDLIPSLDRRIASQSIYTYIKNDLKLNIGFADKYFHVKKLSAQEAAILGLEEGSPALEVEDYVHLSNGQLFNVSRIVYNYKTTHFYASNVD
- a CDS encoding Cof-type HAD-IIB family hydrolase yields the protein MNFTQIKMIICDMDGTLLDNQKNLPPHFNQIYKELYDRNIIFAISSGRQMGEVKKYFEGNKTIYLMAENGGYIQHNGDTLFADYMKYEDVYKLVDYVNTLKGMAPMLSGKKAMYAFNKDKELISKHTIHFNITYVNTIEDIDDDIFKITVCDPIDPVKNCLEGPLSCIKGFEVKPSGDCWIDINKKGQSKADSVIFLQKTLSISEEETMVFGDSDNDLPMFKHAYYSYAMKNADHFIQSKARFVTQEDNEHDGVMKTMQKMMEEEDGLLIQI